In a single window of the Gossypium hirsutum isolate 1008001.06 chromosome D02, Gossypium_hirsutum_v2.1, whole genome shotgun sequence genome:
- the LOC107934453 gene encoding uncharacterized protein — protein MALTLPKFIVLKPSDNNGYLSYVREGENNLGFLKFFETQAVSPYAKFEVEISDTSGLVHIRSCQNNKYWQRTKTVSIAGVPPGQYWITATAQNKEEDQSKETCTLFKFAPIDHATGPVRIVHVQSGCNLCLWLGSDLILNRCVSANYREFDSNGFDIFSIIDCKSLLVLPKYVAFKGYNNKYLCVRENYITFSADDIGDSTVACETFVTDDGKVHIKSICAGKFWWADPKWIWVGYDDPSNNDRTTFRPVKIDDKTIGLISLANKNFCTTLTGQDHVEWLSPAVPTITKEAKLTVEEPVLTRDIYDVKYDLGNSRVYDETTFIIAKNFASNYTQEPTHMDIKLSYTNIKTSTWKSNFSLKLAMEAKMEFNVPLISQGNIEMSGEFHSDVKWEETKESKTLVDVVHKIVVPAMTKVTVNLIATKGKCDVPFTFMQSDTLYDGTIVTTAVQGATYTGSNYYSIHFETEETKLEPRKKPDPM, from the coding sequence ATGGCATTGACCTTGCCCAAGTTTATCGTCCTCAAACCCAGCGACAATAATGGCTACTTAAGCTATGTACGTGAAGGCGAAAACAACCTTGGGTTTCTCAAATTCTTTGAAACTCAAGCCGTGAGTCCATATGCTAAGTTCGAAGTGGAGATTTCCGACACAAGTGGCTTGGTGCATATAAGAAGTTGCCAAAACAACAAGTATTGGCAACGAACCAAAACCGTTTCCATCGCTGGAGTCCCACCGGGGCAGTACTGGATTACCGCCACTGCCCAAAACAAGGAGGAAGATCAATCCAAGGAGACATGTACGTTGTTCAAGTTTGCCCCTATAGACCATGCTACTGGTCCGGTACGAATCGTGCATGTCCAATCAGGGTGCAATTTATGCTTATGGCTAGGGAGTGATCTGATACTTAATCGCTGCGTGTCGGCAAACTACCGGGAGTTTGATAGTAATGGCTTTGATATCTTCAGCATTATTGATTGTAAGTCGTTACTGGTTTTGCCAAAGTACGTTGCCTTCAAAGGATATAATAACAAGTACCTGTGTGTTCGTGAAAATTACATAACATTTTCAGCAGATGACATTGGTGACTCAACTGTGGCATGCGAGACTTTTGTTACTGATGATGGAAAGGTTCACATCAAATCCATTTGTGCTGGAAAGTTTTGGTGGGCCGACCCGAAATGGATTTGGGTAGGATATGATGACCCTAGCAACAATGATCGCACTACGTTTCGCCCTGTCAAAATTGACGATAAGACTATAGGTCTTATCAGCCTGGCCAACAAAAACTTCTGCACGACCCTCACAGGACAAGACCACGTGGAATGGCTTAGCCCAGCTGTCCCAACCATCACCAAAGAAGCCAAGCTAACGGTGGAAGAGCCAGTCTTGACAAGGGATATCTATGATGTCAAATATGATCTTGGTAATTCCAGGGTTTACGACGAAACAACCTTCATTATTGCCAAGAATTTTGCTAGTAACTATACCCAAGAACCCACCCATATGGACATAAAGCTTTCATATACAAATATCAAGACTAGTACTTGGAAGAGTAATTTTTCACTCAAGTTAGCAATGGAAGCTAAAATGGAATTCAACGTACCATTGATTTCTCAGGGAAATATTGAAATGTCCGGTGAATTTCACTCAGATGTCAAGTGGGAAGAGACCAAAGAATCGAAAACTTTAGTAGACGTTGTACACAAAATTGTTGTGCCTGCTATGACTAAGGTGACGGTTAACCTCATTGCAACCAAAGGTAAGTGCGATGTTCCCTTCACTTTCATGCAAAGCGACACTCTTTATGATGGGACCATTGTCACTACTGCAGTTCAAGGTGCCACTTACACTGGTTCCAATTACTACAGCATTCACTTTGAGACTGAAGAAACAAAGCTGGAGCCGAGAAAGAAGCCGGATCCTATGTAA
- the LOC121214417 gene encoding uncharacterized protein translates to MTMIQGLVLSLIKDELGLSAAIEDLREENKHQVNNHKGNQVDRGDETDEGVDSSKVETLQISPIYYTLRDLMDLQDEDIDAFSFRSVTVVDNASSSRIGYLRPTNEAKPEVEVSLNLEKQDTELEACLLLSLPEPSFRTWMEPSGETDTTITPGPSDNKTTRHEPGSKSKWKNKIKDAIAKVTNSWSAKKQQQAAPNIDVVLYEIDAKGVLKMRWEDEKKWHAKPKRRPTSCMCCPKISRIRDFALEEHV, encoded by the exons ATGACCATGATTCAAGGTCTTGTTTTAAGTTTGATTAAAGACGAATTGGGTTTGTCGGCAGCAATAGAAGATCTCCGAGAAGAAAATAAACATCAGGTTAACAATCACAAGGGAAATCAAGTAGACCGTGGCGATGAAACCGATGAAGGTGTTGATTCAAGTAAGGTTGAAACGTTACAAATAAGTCCGATATACTATACACTGAGAGACCTAATGGATTTACAAGATGAAGATATCGATGCGTTTTCTTTTCGAAGTGTCACCGTTGTCGACAATGCCTCTTCCTCTAGAATTGGCTACCTCCGTCCAACAAATGAAG CAAAACCAGAAGTAGAAGTGAGCCTTAATTTGGAGAAGCAAGACACTGAACTAGAGGCATGCCTTTTATTAAGCTTACCAGAACCATCATTCAGGACATGGATGGAACCAAGTGGTGAAACAGACACCACCATAACTCCTGGTCCTTCAGACAACAAGACCACAAGACATGAACCTGGCTCGAAATCGAAATGGAAAAATAAGATCAAAGATGCCATTGCTAAGGTAACAAATTCATGGAGTGCCAAGAAACAACAGCAAGCAGCTCCAAATATTGATGTCGTTTTATACGAAATAGATGCCAAAGGGGTACTGAAAATGAGATGGGAAGACGAGAAAAAATGGCATGCAAAACCAAAAAGAAGGCCAACATCATGCATGTGCTGCCCTAAAATATCAAGGATTAGGGATTTCGCGTTAGAAGAACATGTTTAA
- the LOC107934480 gene encoding xyloglucan endotransglucosylase/hydrolase 2: MGSSCNVVSMALLACLVLNSLVFVAHGGDFYQDFDLTWGDRRGKIFNGGKLLSLSLDRVSGSGFQSKKEYLFGRIDMQLKLVAGNSAGTVTAYYLSSQGPTHDEIDFEFLGNLSGDPYILHTNVFTQGKGNREQQFYLWFDPTRNFHTYSIIWKPQHIIFLVDNTPIRVFKNAESIGVPFPKSQPMRIYSSLWNADDWATRGGLVKTDWAKAPFTAYYRNFNANACVWSGTSSSCAKTNSVSAGAWETNELDAPGRRRLRWVQKYFMIYNYCTDLKRFPQGVPPECKRPRF, translated from the exons ATGGGTTCTTCTTGTAATGTTGTTTCAATGGCCTTACTGGCTTGTTTGGTGTTGAACTCCTTGGTTTTTGTTGCCCACGGTGGTGACTTTTACCAGGATTTCGACCTAACATGGGGTGACAGAAGAGGCAAGATTTTCAATGGTGGCAAGCTCTTGTCTTTGTCTTTAGACAGGGTTTCAGGGTCTGGTTTTCAATCTAAGAAAGAGTATTTGTTTGGAAGGATCGATATGCAACTCAAGCTTGTTGCTGGCAACTCAGCTGGCACTGTCACTGCTTATTAT CTGTCATCTCAAGGGCCAACCCATGATGAGATAGACTTTGAATTCTTAGGGAATCTGAGCGGTGACCCTTACATTTTACACACCAATGTCTTTACACAAGGCAAAGGCAACAGAGAACAACAGTTCTATCTTTGGTTTGACCCTACAAGAAACTTCCACACCTATTCCATCATTTGGAAACCCCAACACATCAT TTTCTTGGTGGATAACACCCCCATTAGAGTCTTCAAAAATGCTGAATCCATTGGTGTACCATTCCCCAAGAGCCAACCCATGAGGATTTACTCTAGTTTATGGAATGCTGATGATTGGGCCACAAGGGGTGGATTAGTGAAAACTGATTGGGCAAAAGCACCTTTCACAGCTTATTACAGGAACTTCAATGCCAATGCTTGTGTCTGGTCAGGAACAAGTTCATCATGTGCTAAAACTAACTCGGTCTCCGCCGGTGCATGGGAAACAAACGAACTTGATGCACCAGGAAGAAGAAGATTAAGATGGGTTCAAAAATATTTCATGATTTATAACTATTGCACTGATTTGAAACGTTTCCCTCAAGGTGTTCCACCAGAGTGTAAACGCCCAAGGTTCTAA
- the LOC107934479 gene encoding uncharacterized protein isoform X1, giving the protein MEYSKGISKKRKRPSLHPLMGTITRSKSQIHIHRNRSGKSRTQSVGGGNHRRPQPFLKKPKKSSLAEDSSVGYDLSIKDLRLRRVFSPSSTDGVIPNCLDGAENLGKSEVAGDCLAEKKKGCENGDFEEFGQSTPPDAEILGVKQEFERNGSEDMKIHDECKEKGFNEDRNGINCSIKTVRRPCSQEKLFKTPGSFSYRRLLPYLMDIKKESSGSPIMGHCQKTEKDFEEKSMVGSNVEEALGDKSAASDCFLEGHNSDSVKELNMVLDESMMTLFNGEVKKFELQCEDPNSNCSSGGVVSSDEMLADDDDDDVAKINVESSCDAQSLEVLDQTLSMVENKCEAGDYNEVPPSSNGDLQQSEIEVNDGEAVEQIEDLNGQCLPMTRLDSDMFKSKTDVEKSMNETPSDKSLDTSPKNKLVPYSRLHPKLSKIPGSFSYKRLLPFLIDIANDYSCVPGKDAGTGASNCKSSHVEHSDRIRLTVTAATAIGLQQEQATLGKNAALDANQRLEETNPELVVEPPSVSSIISAKPVSYQLPLETEGDAIKSIVKCANHVNQIEADSFGEASITPAIPIVGLKKGILKRNPPGCRGICTCLNCSSFRLHAERSFEFSRNQMLDAEEVALDLIKELSFLRNILEKSAFGAAKDQSTMLINVVKEACKKASKAEEVAKSRLGEMNYDLNIHCRMPCGQRPRVRFASYLEEQVIPIADSSNK; this is encoded by the exons ATGGAGTACTCAAAGGGAATCTCTAAGAAACGGAAGCGGCCATCTCTTCATCCCTTAATGGGAACTATAACTCGTAGCAAATCCCAGATCCATATTCATCGCAACCGGTCGGGAAAATCCCGAACCCAGTCCGTCGGCGGAGGAAACCACCGACGTCCGCAACCCTTTctcaaaaaacccaaaaaaagcTCACTGGCTGAAGATTCGTCGGTGGGGTACGATTTATCCATCAAAGATCTCCGGTTAAGACGGGTCTTCTCCCCTTCTTCTACTGATGGGGTAATTCCTAATTGTTTGGATGGTGCCGAGAATCTGGGGAAAAGTGAGGTTGCTGGGGATTGTTTGGCTGAAAAGAAAAAAGGTTGTGAAAATGGGGATTTTGAGGAATTTGGGCAATCTACCCCACCAGATGCTGAGATCCTTGGAGTTAAGCAAGAGTTTGAAAGAAACGGAAGTGAAGACATGAAGATACATGATGAATGCAAAGAAAAGGGGTTTAATGAAGACAGAAACGGCATCAATTGTTCAATAAAAACA GTTCGTAGACCATGTTCTCAAGAGAAGCTTTTCAAAACGCCAGGCTCGTTCAGTTATAGAAGATTGCTTCCTTATTTGATGGATATCAAAAAAGAATCTTCTG GGTCCCCAATAATGGGTCATTGTCAAAAAACTGAAAAGGATTTTGAAGAGAAGAGCATGGTGGGTTCAAATGTTGAAGAAGCATTGGGTGATAAATCTGCGGCGAGTGATTGCTTTTTGGAGGGTCATAATAGTGATTCTGTTAAGGAGTTGAATATGGTATTGGATGAATCTATGATGACACTTTTTAATGGAGAGGTTAAGAAATTTGAGTTGCAATGTGAAGACCCGAATTCGAATTGCTCTTCGGGTGGTGTTGTTTCTAGTGATGAAATGTTggcagatgatgatgatgatgatgttgcaaaAATTAATGTTGAATCTTCTTGTGATGCTCAAAGTCTAGAAGTTTTGGACCAGACTTTGTCTATGGTTGAAAATAAGTGTGAAGCTGGTGATTATAATGAAGTTCCACCAAGTTCTAATGGTGATTTACAGCAGTCTGAGATTGAAGTAAATGATGGTGAAGCtgtggaacaaattgaagactTGAATGGACAATGTCTTCCAATGACTCGACTGGATTCTGACATGTTTAAATCCAAGACTGATGTTGAAAAGTCGATGAACGAAACCCCTAGTGATAAAAGCTTAGACACAAGTCCTAAGAACAAGTTG GTTCCATATTCACGGTTGCATCCGAAGTTATCTAAAATACCTGGCTCATTCAGTTATAAAAGATTGCTTCCATTTTTGATAGACATAGCAAATGATTACTCCT GTGTTCCTGGCAAAGATGCAGGCACCGGAGCTTCCAATTGCAAAAGTTCTCATGTAGAGCATAGTGACCGTATTAGGCTCACAGTGACTGCAGCTACTGCTATCGGTTTGCAACAGGAACAGGCAACACTTGGTAAAAATGCTGCATTGGATGCAAACCAGAGGCTAGAAGAAACGAACCCCGAACTTGTGGTTGAGCCACCATCCGTGTCATCTATCATCAGTGCTAAACCAGTGTCTTATCAGTTACCCTTAGAAACCGAAGGGGATGCCATAAAGTCTATTGTGAAATGTGCAAACCATGTAAATCAAATTGAAGCTGATAGCTTTGGAGAAGCCTCTATTACTCCAGCAATTCCTATTGTTGGTCTCAAAAAAGGAATTCTTAAAAGAAATCCTCCTGGTTGTAGAGGTATTTGTACTTGTCTGAACTGCTCTTCTTTTCGGCTTCACGCAGAGAGATCATTTGAATTCTCGAGAAATCAGATGCTAGATGCTGAAGAAGTGGCCTTAGATTTGATTAAAGAGTTGTCATTCCTACGGAATATTTTGGAAAAATCTGCTTTTGGTGCTGCTAAAGATCAGTCTACCATGTTAatcaatgtg GTTAAAGAAGCTTGTAAAAAGGCCTCCAAAGCTGAAGAAGTTGCGAAATCCCGTCTCGGCGAAATGAACTATGATCTAAACATCCATTGCAGAATGCCA TGTGGGCAGCGACCAAGAGTGAGATTCGCCAGTTATTTAGAAGAACAAGTCATTCCAATAGCCGATTCATCGAATAAATAG
- the LOC107934479 gene encoding uncharacterized protein isoform X2: MEYSKGISKKRKRPSLHPLMGTITRSKSQIHIHRNRSGKSRTQSVGGGNHRRPQPFLKKPKKSSLAEDSSVGYDLSIKDLRLRRVFSPSSTDGVIPNCLDGAENLGKSEVAGDCLAEKKKGCENGDFEEFGQSTPPDAEILGVKQEFERNGSEDMKIHDECKEKGFNEDRNGINCSIKTVRRPCSQEKLFKTPGSFSYRRLLPYLMDIKKESSGSPIMGHCQKTEKDFEEKSMVGSNVEEALGDKSAASDCFLEGHNSDSVKELNMVLDESMMTLFNGEVKKFELQCEDPNSNCSSGGVVSSDEMLADDDDDDVAKINVESSCDAQSLEVLDQTLSMVENKCEAGDYNEVPPSSNGDLQQSEIEVNDGEAVEQIEDLNGQCLPMTRLDSDMFKSKTDVEKSMNETPSDKSLDTSPKNKLVPYSRLHPKLSKIPGSFSYKRLLPFLIDIANDYSCVPGKDAGTGASNCKSSHVEHSDRIRLTVTAATAIGLQQEQATLGKNAALDANQRLEETNPELVVEPPSVSSIISAKPVSYQLPLETEGDAIKSIVKCANHVNQIEADSFGEASITPAIPIVGLKKGILKRNPPGCRGICTCLNCSSFRLHAERSFEFSRNQMLDAEEVALDLIKELSFLRNILEKSAFGAAKDQSTMLINVKEACKKASKAEEVAKSRLGEMNYDLNIHCRMPCGQRPRVRFASYLEEQVIPIADSSNK, translated from the exons ATGGAGTACTCAAAGGGAATCTCTAAGAAACGGAAGCGGCCATCTCTTCATCCCTTAATGGGAACTATAACTCGTAGCAAATCCCAGATCCATATTCATCGCAACCGGTCGGGAAAATCCCGAACCCAGTCCGTCGGCGGAGGAAACCACCGACGTCCGCAACCCTTTctcaaaaaacccaaaaaaagcTCACTGGCTGAAGATTCGTCGGTGGGGTACGATTTATCCATCAAAGATCTCCGGTTAAGACGGGTCTTCTCCCCTTCTTCTACTGATGGGGTAATTCCTAATTGTTTGGATGGTGCCGAGAATCTGGGGAAAAGTGAGGTTGCTGGGGATTGTTTGGCTGAAAAGAAAAAAGGTTGTGAAAATGGGGATTTTGAGGAATTTGGGCAATCTACCCCACCAGATGCTGAGATCCTTGGAGTTAAGCAAGAGTTTGAAAGAAACGGAAGTGAAGACATGAAGATACATGATGAATGCAAAGAAAAGGGGTTTAATGAAGACAGAAACGGCATCAATTGTTCAATAAAAACA GTTCGTAGACCATGTTCTCAAGAGAAGCTTTTCAAAACGCCAGGCTCGTTCAGTTATAGAAGATTGCTTCCTTATTTGATGGATATCAAAAAAGAATCTTCTG GGTCCCCAATAATGGGTCATTGTCAAAAAACTGAAAAGGATTTTGAAGAGAAGAGCATGGTGGGTTCAAATGTTGAAGAAGCATTGGGTGATAAATCTGCGGCGAGTGATTGCTTTTTGGAGGGTCATAATAGTGATTCTGTTAAGGAGTTGAATATGGTATTGGATGAATCTATGATGACACTTTTTAATGGAGAGGTTAAGAAATTTGAGTTGCAATGTGAAGACCCGAATTCGAATTGCTCTTCGGGTGGTGTTGTTTCTAGTGATGAAATGTTggcagatgatgatgatgatgatgttgcaaaAATTAATGTTGAATCTTCTTGTGATGCTCAAAGTCTAGAAGTTTTGGACCAGACTTTGTCTATGGTTGAAAATAAGTGTGAAGCTGGTGATTATAATGAAGTTCCACCAAGTTCTAATGGTGATTTACAGCAGTCTGAGATTGAAGTAAATGATGGTGAAGCtgtggaacaaattgaagactTGAATGGACAATGTCTTCCAATGACTCGACTGGATTCTGACATGTTTAAATCCAAGACTGATGTTGAAAAGTCGATGAACGAAACCCCTAGTGATAAAAGCTTAGACACAAGTCCTAAGAACAAGTTG GTTCCATATTCACGGTTGCATCCGAAGTTATCTAAAATACCTGGCTCATTCAGTTATAAAAGATTGCTTCCATTTTTGATAGACATAGCAAATGATTACTCCT GTGTTCCTGGCAAAGATGCAGGCACCGGAGCTTCCAATTGCAAAAGTTCTCATGTAGAGCATAGTGACCGTATTAGGCTCACAGTGACTGCAGCTACTGCTATCGGTTTGCAACAGGAACAGGCAACACTTGGTAAAAATGCTGCATTGGATGCAAACCAGAGGCTAGAAGAAACGAACCCCGAACTTGTGGTTGAGCCACCATCCGTGTCATCTATCATCAGTGCTAAACCAGTGTCTTATCAGTTACCCTTAGAAACCGAAGGGGATGCCATAAAGTCTATTGTGAAATGTGCAAACCATGTAAATCAAATTGAAGCTGATAGCTTTGGAGAAGCCTCTATTACTCCAGCAATTCCTATTGTTGGTCTCAAAAAAGGAATTCTTAAAAGAAATCCTCCTGGTTGTAGAGGTATTTGTACTTGTCTGAACTGCTCTTCTTTTCGGCTTCACGCAGAGAGATCATTTGAATTCTCGAGAAATCAGATGCTAGATGCTGAAGAAGTGGCCTTAGATTTGATTAAAGAGTTGTCATTCCTACGGAATATTTTGGAAAAATCTGCTTTTGGTGCTGCTAAAGATCAGTCTACCATGTTAatcaat GTTAAAGAAGCTTGTAAAAAGGCCTCCAAAGCTGAAGAAGTTGCGAAATCCCGTCTCGGCGAAATGAACTATGATCTAAACATCCATTGCAGAATGCCA TGTGGGCAGCGACCAAGAGTGAGATTCGCCAGTTATTTAGAAGAACAAGTCATTCCAATAGCCGATTCATCGAATAAATAG